In Antechinus flavipes isolate AdamAnt ecotype Samford, QLD, Australia chromosome 3, AdamAnt_v2, whole genome shotgun sequence, a genomic segment contains:
- the LOC127558088 gene encoding olfactory receptor 51I2-like produces MSLPQSHNNRSFFQPSAFLLIGIPGLEAVHGWLSIPFCSMYSLALTGNCLILLAVRRTPSLHQPMYYFLSMLSLTDLGLTLCTLPTTLAVLWFDYRRIAFDACLIQMFFLHSFSVVESSVLLAMSFDRFVAISNPLRYASVLTNSVIGRIGMAIVTRATVSLFPVPFLLKRLNFCPEKVQLSHSFCFHADMMKRACADITVNILYGLYVVVSTAVVDSLLIALSYGLILYTVMGLASPKERVRALNTCVSHILAVLVFYIPVIGVSIIHRFGKHAPPIVHALVAYVYLIVPPVLNPIIYSVKSKHIREAMLRLLRRKGQS; encoded by the coding sequence atgTCGCTTCCACAATCTCATAACAACAGATCTTTCTTCCAACCATCTGCTTTCCTGCTGATTGGCATTCCGGGACTGGAAGCTGTGCATGGATGGCTCTCTATCCCCTTTTGTTCTATGTATTCTCTGGCTCTCACAGGCAATTGCCTGATCCTACTAGCCGTGAGGAGGACTCCCAGTCTGCACCAGCCCATGTATTACTTCCTTTCCATGTTGTCTCTCACTGACTTGGGACTCACTTTGTGCACACTTCCCACCACCTTGGCTGTGCTCTGGTTTGATTATCGTCGGATAGCCTTTGATGCCTGCTTGATCCAGAtgttcttcctccattccttctctGTTGTAGAATCTTCAGTGCTTCTGGCCATGTCCTTTGACCGCTTTGTGGCCATCTCAAACCCATTGCGTTATGCCTCTGTCCTTACCAACAGTGTCATTGGCAGGATTGGAATGGCTATTGTGACCCGTGCTactgtttctctcttccctgtGCCTTTCCTGCTGAAGAGACTGAATTTCTGCCCTGAGAAAGTCCAGCTTTCACATTCATTCTGCTTTCATGCTGACATGATGAAGAGGGCCTGTGCTGACATCACTGTCAACATCCTATATGGACTCTATGTAGTAGTATCCACTGCAGTTGTGGATTCCCTGCTAATTGCCCTCTCCTATGGCCTGATATTATACACTGTGATGGGTTTGGCTTCTCCTAAAGAAAGAGTCCGGGCTCTCAACACTTGTGTCTCCCATATTCTAGCTGTTCTGGTCTTCTATATTCCAGTTATTGGAGTGTCCATTATCCATCGCTTTGGTAAGCATGCGCCCCCAATTGTGCATGCCCTTGTAGCATATGTATACCTAATCGTGCCCCCTGTGCTCAACCCCATCATCTACAGTGTCAAGTCCAAGCACATTCGGGAGGCAATGCTTAGGTTGCTAAGGAGAAAAGGTCAAAGTTAA